AATATTTTGCCTAACTCTAAAGCTAAAAAAGGTGATAAATTAGTTTTAACAAAATCAATAGGTACTGGTATATATGTTTCTGCTATAAAAGGTGGGTTATGTGAAGGTGGCAAAGAAAATCCTGCTGTAAAAAATATGTTGACCCTAAATGATAAAGCAGTTGACCCTATGCATAACAATGATGTGCGCTCCTGTACTGATGTAACGGGCTTTGGACTTTTAGGTCATATGGTTGAGATGGCCCGGGGGAGTAATGCGGAATTAACTCTTGATACTGATAAAGTCCCGATTATGGATGGTGTTCGTGATTATGCTGAAATGGGATTAGTACCAGGAGGGGCTTATGATAATAAAGATAATTTTATAGGAGATACAGAAATTAATAATAATTTAGAAGAAGTTATGGTTGATATGCTCTTTGATCCTCAGACTTCAGGAGGACTTTTGATCTCAGTGCCTGCTGATAAAGCTTCTGATCTTTTAAGAGATTTAAATAAAAATGGAGTAGAAGAAGCTGCTATAATTGGAGAGGTTACTGGAGAAGGAACTAAAGTAATAGTAGAATAGCTTTTATAAAAGTCCAGAAATTTTTCTGGACTTTTTTGTTGCTATAAAGTTGTTTAATATAGTATAATATATTAAAATAGTAATAAAGATATAATTATAGTAAAAAAGGGGATGAAATTATGGCCAAGAGATTGTATAGAGCCTCTGAAGAAAAAAGTATGATTGGGGGAGTATGTGCTGGAATTGCAGAATATTTTGATATTGACCCAACTCTGGTAAGATTGGCTTTTCTTTTTATAGTGTTGGCCCGGGGGGCAGGTCTTTTAGCTTATATTATTGCCTGGGTTGTTATACCCCAAAAACCTGCTCATATTGAGGAAGAATCTACTAATAAATCTAATTTTGATAAAGATGAATCTGAATTTGAGACAGAAGAAAAAGAAAAAAAGAACGAAAATAATGAGGGTAACAAAGAAGATGAAAAAAAAACTAAAAAAGACAGTACTAAAAAAAGAAAGAGTACAGAAAACAGCAAATTGCTTGGAGTAATTCTTATTGCTATGGGTGGTATTTTTTTAGTTGATATCTGGATACCTCATTTTTATTGGGGGAGAATTTGGCCTATATTAATTATAGGCCTTGGTTTGGGAATTTTAATAAAAGACAAGTAAAATTATAATTTTTCTATTGGGATTTTAGCAGTCAAATAGGCTGCTAAAATTACTTTTAAAATGTCTCCTGGAATAAAAGGAACAACTCCTGACATTAAAGCTTTAGGTAAAGCTAAACCGGTGTATATCATCAAACCAATTGCTCCTAAAATATAAACTACTCCTAAACCAGCCAAATTATAGAAAAATTTAGTTTTGATATTTCTTTTTCCTAATCCAGCTATATAACCTGCAATTAAAAATCCATATATATAACCAGCTGTTGGACCAAAAAGAGCACCAATTCCACCAGTACCTCCAGCAAATACAGGTAAACCTGCTGATCCTAAAAGTACATAAATTACCTGACTGTAAAATCCACCTTTGGCTCCTAATAATCCTCCGGCTAAAAAAGTAAATAAAAGTTGAAGTGTAACCGGTACAGGACTTCCAGGGAGGGGAATTATGATAAAAGCTCCTACTGCAGTTAAAGCTGCCATAATACTTATGC
The sequence above is drawn from the Halanaerobiales bacterium genome and encodes:
- the selD gene encoding selenide, water dikinase SelD, with the translated sequence MTKEDLRLTQYSKTSGUAAKVGPKTLSQVLRQVDFFSEDEDLLIGLGTADDATVYKIDEERAIIQSVDFFTPVVDDPYLFGQVAAANAISDIYAMGGKPVLAMNIVCFPSCLEEEVLVEILRGGAAKVKEAGATIAGGHTVKDDEPKYGLSVSGFVKHENILPNSKAKKGDKLVLTKSIGTGIYVSAIKGGLCEGGKENPAVKNMLTLNDKAVDPMHNNDVRSCTDVTGFGLLGHMVEMARGSNAELTLDTDKVPIMDGVRDYAEMGLVPGGAYDNKDNFIGDTEINNNLEEVMVDMLFDPQTSGGLLISVPADKASDLLRDLNKNGVEEAAIIGEVTGEGTKVIVE
- a CDS encoding biotin transporter BioY; this encodes MKLKTMTRISIMAALTAVGAFIIIPLPGSPVPVTLQLLFTFLAGGLLGAKGGFYSQVIYVLLGSAGLPVFAGGTGGIGALFGPTAGYIYGFLIAGYIAGLGKRNIKTKFFYNLAGLGVVYILGAIGLMIYTGLALPKALMSGVVPFIPGDILKVILAAYLTAKIPIEKL
- a CDS encoding PspC domain-containing protein, which encodes MAKRLYRASEEKSMIGGVCAGIAEYFDIDPTLVRLAFLFIVLARGAGLLAYIIAWVVIPQKPAHIEEESTNKSNFDKDESEFETEEKEKKNENNEGNKEDEKKTKKDSTKKRKSTENSKLLGVILIAMGGIFLVDIWIPHFYWGRIWPILIIGLGLGILIKDK